The DNA region ACTTATATAATCCTCAACTTCTATTGCATCTCCTATAGCATATATATATGGATCGCTCGTCATCATATGATCATCTACTACGATTCCCTTTCTTTCATTTACCTCAAGCCCTGCATCAATAGCTAATTTCGACTGTGGTCTAACTCCTATCGACAGCATAACCATATCTGCTTCTATTTCATCTCCATTTTGTAGCTCTACTCTAATGGATTTTCCTAAATCATGAAATGTCTTTACTCCATTTTGCAAAATCAATCTTATTCCATTCTCTCTTACATTATTTTGTACTATCTCAGCCATTTCAATATCTAGCGCTGCCATTATCTGATTTGCCATCTCTACTAAGGTTACATTTAATCCTCTATCTCTTAAATTTTCAGCAGTTTCTATTCCTATAAATCCTCCACCTATAACTATAGCATTTTGAGGCTTCTTTTCATCTATATAATTGTATATCGCATCTACATCCCTTATATTCCAAAGTGTAAATATTTTCTCTGAATCTATCCCCGGAATAGGAGGTCTTAATGGAATTGACCCCGGCGAAAGTATCAATTTGTCATAACTTTCTAAATACAATTCCCCTGTTTCTAATTTCTTTATTTCAATTTCCTTTTTCTCACGATCTATTCGCATAACTTCATTTAAAACTCTTACGTCAATATTAAATCTAGCCTTCATTGCTTCTGGAGTCTGAACTAATAGTGAATCCCTTGACTCAATAACGCCTCCAATATAATACGGAAGACCGCAATTTGCAAATGATATATGCTCTCCTTTTTCTAACATTATTATTTCACTTTTTTCATTTAGTCTCCTAA from Tissierellales bacterium includes:
- a CDS encoding FAD-dependent oxidoreductase translates to MKDEKIVIIGGVAGGASAAARLRRLNEKSEIIMLEKGEHISFANCGLPYYIGGVIESRDSLLVQTPEAMKARFNIDVRVLNEVMRIDREKKEIEIKKLETGELYLESYDKLILSPGSIPLRPPIPGIDSEKIFTLWNIRDVDAIYNYIDEKKPQNAIVIGGGFIGIETAENLRDRGLNVTLVEMANQIMAALDIEMAEIVQNNVRENGIRLILQNGVKTFHDLGKSIRVELQNGDEIEADMVMLSIGVRPQSKLAIDAGLEVNERKGIVVDDHMMTSDPYIYAIGDAIEVEDYIS